TCGAATGATAATTTCCCTACCGGTTTATGTGATTATTGCTTTATATTATTGTTATAGTGTGGTGTTATTGTTCAAGCTATTTGAGATGTTTGTGTAAAAGCAAGTctttaaattaagttttttaaagatgttttaaaactaaattttgtATTATATTGGACTACTCTGTTTCAAAGGTTCACTGATATGATTTTTTTGGAagtatcttttatttttatgtataatgtCTATTCTattgatatatttatatattaggcaaaattacatctTTAGTCCTTTAACTTTATTCCAAGTAACGATTTAgccatttatcttttttttacgtcatttttggtcctttattCATGTTTGTATATGATTTTTCATGCTTCAAATCTATGATAATCTTTTatagcataatatatatttatgattgAAAGCGATCTAAGAAAGAAGGACTAAAATGTTATTGAAAAACGAAAGGACTAAAATGTTATTGAAGCTTGAAATtcatatccaaacatgaaaaaaggactaaaatgttattgaaaaagataaaggactaaacTGTTACTTGAAATAAAGTTAAAGGACTAAAGATGTAATTTTACCTAAATATTAACATGACACTTGACTGAATGTGTTTTTCCATGCTACCTCAAGTACTACCATAAAAAGCTTTAACTTATAGAgatatcattaattttttactGACTCAGCAAACATCCAAGTTGTCTATCGATTTTGTAGTGACTGCTAACTTGTTAAGAAAATGCTGACATTTTTGGAGCAGAAATTCTGCGTGTAACGACAATCTTGGGGAATGCATCAGTTTTAGGTCAAAGTGGGCTTGAACATGGTAGCCCCCTGGCTACTGGAGGAATGTTTTCCAAGGGAGGTCCGGATCCAAATGGATGGGTATCACGATTTCAATCAGAAGTACGGATACTAACCATTAACATGACTTCATTTCTATCTAATTCtttattttagaaattattcTGACATAATTATACATCTGATGCTAACTCGTGAAATTTATCCGAGTGGTTGTAGTTCTATATTTTTGTGACAGGTAATTCAAAGCTAAGTTATTAGCTAAGTTTCAAAATGAGTTGTTAACTATCCTATACCATCACGGTTAGAGATCATCTGTAATTCAGATGTCAACTCATCATTTGCTGACATTTTGATCCTTTCATTGACATAGTTAGGATATGTCTGTGCATTTTAGCTGTTACGGCTGTTGATAGTTATTCTTtacatttgtttatttataattatgtgTTTTAAACTTTTCTGAATTTTGAGCAGCTAGTGCAAACCTTTTTGGTGGCCTCTGATACAGTAATAAGTTTATGTTCGTCTGCATGCTGGTAAATAGACTATCATATTTTTGTAATTGACATTAGAATGAAAACGTGCAGATGCCAAGTCTGATACAGTCCTCCCCAACGCCAAGTTGGCTGAGTCCACAAAGTAGCTCGTCTGGTCTTCTTGTTAAAAAGACAATCAGAGTGGATATACCTGTGGAGACATTTCCTAATGTATGGAGGATCAAATCTCTTCCCcaataaacactattttttctTGACAGAAGAATCTAATAGATATTTGTTAATTGCAGTTTAACTTTGTTGGCCGCCTCCTAGGCCCGAGAGGAAACTCTCTGAAGCGTGTAGAAGCAAACACTGATTGTCGTGTCTTGATCAGGGGACGAGGTAGCATTAAAGATGTAGCTAGGGTAAGAATAAACCTTATTTGTATTAAAGCTAACATGGTTATTTGTACCAAGATAAAATTACTTTACTGTGAAGTTGAGAAGATATTGTTGGTGCGTATCtcatataatattaaattaatgtgTTCTCTCCATCTGgtgaatatttttcatttatttcacCAAGAGATCTATGACTTCTAATCGTTCTAATTGTACATATATATCGGTTGAATAGTAAAGGCAGTTATAGTAAATGAATTTTGATCATATTTGTAGGAGGAAATGATGAGAGGGAAGCCTGGGTATGAGCATCTAAATGAACCTCTTCATATTCTAGTCGAGGCAGAATTACCGGCTGAAATAATAGATGCTCGTCTGATGCAGGCACGTGAAATACTCGAAGATTTGCTTAGGCCCGTGGTATGTTGTTGTGAATTCAATATGAGATTGGACAACTTGATAGGGAACTGTTTGATCTAATTGTTTGAAGTATTGTCATCTTTCAGGAAGAATCCCATGATTTCTACAAGAAGCAGCAGCTTCGTGAACTCGCAATGATCAATGGCACACTTCGCGAGGAGGGTTCTCCCATGTCTGGTTCTGTTTCTCCCTTCAACAACAGCCTTGGTATGAAAAGGGCCAAGACCAGGGGGTAAAAAGGGTGAGTGAGAGGATTTTGGAGCTTGTGTTAATTTTCTACAACAGCATTTACCATTGTGACAGGTGATGCTGTCAGTGAATGCCCTAAACTGCGATCGGGGCACTGGCATCATAGGGTCAGTTTTATGCGCAGTGTGTTTACATTCAGGTTTATAGATGGTAGCACATAGTACAGTAATGGTCTTGCTTGAGTTTGGTGGATTTGCTTTTTTTGTTGGTTAGGCTGTTTGGTTACATAATTACCAATTCTGtttatattattatcattattattattgttatatattTGAGCTTGCATCGacatttttttatatggttTTGCAATATAATGTATGCTTTGTACCCTTTTTGTATGTATATATGTCTACTGCATTGCATGCATGGGTGATATTTTGTATGTACCCtattgtgattttatttatttgcaaacAGTCGcctttttatgcatttttcgTTATCTTTTTTTCATAGGGCAGGTAAGTAAATAGTTAGAAGAATGACTAaaaatatttagttatttaGCTGAATGGTTTGTTTTAATTGTAACAAGAATAGGCATTCAGAAACTTTATTACAAATTGTTTTACACGGAACAGGAATTATTCTCTCTGTAGAGCAAGACCCTTGGGGTTTTCTTTGATTCTTGCTCTAAATATTTCACAACCATAGAGGTTCTATCAATTGGGTTGCCCTGTCTTTTTCAAGGAATCATTTGAGTCTACTATGGCGTATATCAAGAAGTTGGCTACACAACACACCACACAAGAGCATTTCTCTCTACATTTCTTTTTACAAGAGAATGTTATATAGGCAAATTTGTTTCTTTGGGGGTAGCTTGGTCGGTAACGTGGGGTAAGATGTTAGCAAATTGGAGTACTTTCAACATGACTTTAACCAAGAATAATGTTGTAGCGGGCCTTCAAGGAAACCCACAAATGGTCGTTCCTCGTGTTTTAGCGCAAATGTGGTGACTGGTGTTGATCCTGTCAACCTGCAACCCTACCATACCCTGATGTTCAAAATAATGTAATTGAGAAGTTGGTAGCAAAATTGTTGAAATCAGAAATTTCCaagttttggaagaaaaaaaaaaggtttgatagtggaacggagagtgtctctctcccctagagtaggttggttttaaccgaactgggtaaacaatttattcGTGCCATTTTATCGCTTTATTATTTTCGCTTGTTGTGTGTTTTAATTGCTTATTCCATAAGTTGATTTGGTTGTGTAATCGTTTGCTCCACACACTTGTGTTTTATATTGGTGTGGTATTTTCGTCGAATTCACAACATTGATATTTTGTCAGAGTCTAACACCAACATTTGTTGGACACCGGACATGTCCTTGATCATAAGTATTGGTGCTTCAAAGGCTAACAAAGACAAGCCAGTTCCAGATTCTGGTGGTACTCTTACCATTGCAAAAAATGGAAATTTCATGGTTTTTACTATAGAAAAAATTCTATAGGCTCTACAGGGAACAAATCTTGAAAAATCATCTTCATAGCATAGGACAGTGAAACTATTGAACAATGGAAACCTTATTGCAAGTGAGGAATACTAAGAACAAAAAAGAGTAAATATTCTGGCAGAATTTTTTAATCCCGCATATACATTTTTTCCGGGCATGAAAACGGATGAAGGTTTAGAATTTACTTCATGGAGAAGTTACGAAGAACCTGTGGCAGGAAACTTGTCTTTTGAACAAGAACAGGGAGAGAATCAAACTTATTATAAGGCAGAGATCCATTATGTATTACtatggaccagatacattagattctcaatgaatctaaaaagtaaattttctcttatatttatgacCGGAGAGAGTAGTAAAATAGAGATCCATACCAACTTGCTAAGGATAATCTGAATAAATATATTAAGGatgatttcaaataaaaaaagttcTATTTACTACGGGAAATATCTTAAATACATGATGAGTTAATCGCTATTTAACAATGACACGTCGAAATCTTGCAACCAACATTAACAATCCAACATTTGAAACCTTTCCAACACCAACCTTTAAGGTTTAAAGCATTCATATCAATTATGGAAGCAAATATTATGCAGAAAAAGTCTCAACTATAAACTCATAACCGATGAACCTGGCTTATGTTAAATTTGAGTAATTCTTTTTCTCTCCTAACCTTCTCAAAGAACTATGGGCATGATGACATTCTAAAGTAAAACATGACTGTGAactatatatgaaataaaatgcatgactagaaaataaaaacttcaaacaaacaaataaatgaaataacTATAATTTCTCAAGCTGAATATTCAAATGATCAATAATTAAGAGTGATTCATGAAGTAACCAATAATCAGAAGAACAAatgcaaaataaatatcataaacaaAAACTAACCATATAGGTTCTATTTAAATCTAATTCTAAAGTGACATAGCACCGCATCTACATCCTAGCATTAAAAACAAGGTGATACCAAACTCTCAACGCAGACTTTTGGGGTGGTTTCGAACTCAATAAATTTTGAAGTGTCATTTTTATAATTGTAAGAAATATATCTCCATCTGTTATCCTCTCTATACCTCAGCAGCATTTGTTCATCCTCAATAACAGACACTGCCTTAATATAGGAAAAGCAGAGACAATAGCAAAAGGAAACTCCGAACCTTTTTTCCATGAATCGGTACCGTACCCAAAGTATGAACCTTCACTTCATTTTCACTAAAATCACCATGATTTAAATCACCAAAAACAGCCACAAACTTGTAATTATCACTAATTGGATCATATCCGAATCCATACAGCATGGAATGTTTTTGTGGTTCAATaataagagataagagatttCCATGATTTGCAAACACATCGGAATTGAAGCAGGAACTTCATTGATAATCTGCGACGTATTTCAGTAATGAGATCGAAAGGAAGAGTGGGAAGTGACGACGGTGATAATTTGAGTCTCTTAGTGATACGTACCATATTTTACCTCGACTGATGACGGCAATCCGTTGTTCTAGCTAGTCAGCAGAGACAGGGGAATGTCTAAAGCAGAAAACATCATGAATTTGATTGTGAAATGGATGCAAAAATAGGGTATTTGAGTCATTGGTCCTCATTGCTCAAGGGCGAGGTTATTCTTCTATTCATTGCCTCAAATTTTCGTTTTCAATTCAATGCTAATGTCGTTCCTCATGTTTTAGTGAAAGCTTTGCACACATTAACATACTTAGGTGCCGCACAACTCCTCTATTGGTGAAGATAAAGCTAGTAACACGAGGAAATAGACGGGGCAGTAGAGCAACAATCACAAAAATTATGGACAACTTCTATGGTTTTTTCCTCTATTCAAAAAGGGTTATAACCTGATAGAGGTGTCAATAATTACATTTGCAAATGTGGTGCATGTTGATCCTGTCAACGTACCACCCTACCATAACCCTGATGTTCAGAATAATAGAATTGAGAAGTTGGTAGCAAAATTGTTGTAATAAGAAATTACCaagtttatttttatgattttatttttaaaagttacGTGCTTAATATCCTAGCATTGGATTAATCCAAATGGTGGAAATGGTGCAGCAGAGGAGATTGTAGACATAGCGGCAGCTGAGGATCCAGATCGAACCATAACATAGAGGATGACAACATATTTTTCGATGAGATCcatattcatttaccttgttaGTTACATATTAAACATGTTACATGTCATAACCTCAATGTAAAGAAACCATAACATAGAGGAAGAATACAAAActcattaattaaaagaaacAGGACATGAAtcttatatttcaatttcattcaaCTCATGCATCACTATATAGCAACACAAGGTTGTTTATGACTTACTGGATTCAATTTCACAAAGATAGCATAACACTTGCTTCCTAGCAACTACTTGAAGTTTCTTGCTTATATATTCTGAATTTCTTTACTACATCTATTGATCAACTTGATATATGACATACTCTTTTTTATGCCAAGTGACATAGCACAGCATCTATATCCTAGCATTAAAAACAAGGTGATATCAAACTCTCAACGCACACTTTTGGGACGTTTTCGAACTCAAAAAACTTTGATGTGTCATTTTTATAATCGTAAGAAATATGCTGGCGTCTCTTATCTTCTTCATACGTCAGCAGCACTTGTTCATCAAGAACACATTCTGCCCTAATATAGGAATAAGATGATGCACGAGGATCTAGCATGTAAGAAATAGTGAACAATTTAGTCCAAGACTCTTTATTTCCATATTCCTTCATAACCCAAACATCTTCACCAGAAATCATGCACAAGCAATCCCTCAAAACACTTaagcttaatttatttttatctacCTTACCAGAATCATCGGGTAGCAAAACCTCGCGATAACACTCAATCCccagatcaaaagaagcaataaaCCTCTTGGTACCCTTAAAAAGCAACCAATTAATTGAGCCACTCGCATATTGTCCCCCCTGAGCAGAggcaaaaacaaaaggaaagtCCAAAACGTTCTTCCATGAATCGGTACCCAATGTATGAACCTTTACTTGCAGTTTCATCACTTCAACAATCCATCCATCATGAAACAAATgaccaaaacaaaacataacCATAACCTTGTAATTATCGCTAATTGGATCATATCCGAATCCATACATCAACGGAAATTGTTGTGGTTCAATAATAGGTGGCGGCAATTCTTTAAATTTTCTAATGGAAGGGttccacagttgaaacacaaGCAAGTCTTTGGCTGCAAGAAAAAGCATGCCATTGCAAGATCCAACCAAAAAAACCTTACCGTTAGAAGAAGGAAACTGAGTCTCTGTGATGTTGGTCAAGACGGAGTCGAGTGAGTATGACTTGAGTAAGACGTGTACATTATCACGGTAGCTTATGCAGTGGATGGTGTGGGTGGTTGAAAGAGTAAGATGCTTGTTGGCGAATTTGGGATCGGAGATAAGAGATTTCCATGATTTGCAGACGCATCGGAATTGAAGCAGAGACTTCACCGGTAACCTGCTAAGTATTTCAGGAATGAGATCAAAAGGAAGAGTGGGAAGTGACAGTGATGTTAAGGTGGTTCTCTTAATGGAGATTGTTTTGTCGCTGTTAACCATATTTCACCTCAGAACTGAATGTGTAACTACTTACTAACTACCACTTATGGATGGATGGCGGCAATCCtgagaaagagagaaaactAGTGATACGTATTATGTAGGGTAAGCATCTCTTTGGATTTTATTATGGTTTGAGAAGGGAAAAGAAAAGGATTTTAGCCCATTGAAAGtgattttctatttattttattcctttttttattaaaagccAATATCTTTAGAGTATAAAAAAAGCCAAAATATCTCTATTAACAATATATAGTTAAATatctagtaaaaaaatatatagttaaatatttcgtaaaaaaaaatatagttaaatatatttttagtctctgTATTTTGCTCTATAATAGTCAGGAATAGTCTCTATATATTTTATATGGTTTTTCTATCACCTACAAATTTACACATGTTAAGagatttaaaatagaaaatttatatttgaacttgtgtagtttataaaaaatgcttaactttttaattaataattgtttttaaataaaagtttactatttttagttgttttaacATGTGCAACATTGCATAAGTTAGACAAACTCTTTTTTATATTGTGAAAAAAATttacagttttttttatatcaaaattgGTCTCTGCCGCTAATTTTGAAAATGGAATGCTCACGTCACATAGTATAGTGTGGGCCCATTGTTTTtaggatttaaaatatatttttggtccatatattttgttttatatttaagattagtccctacattttaaAAGCTGTGTAAAAAACCTATAACTTATTTTACGGTTGCATACCTCGGCTTTCAACCGTGATGCAGCTGTAGCgttgttgaagaaattgctACCCCTTGTTGCTGGAAGAGGTGGCAGTGATGACAGAGGAGAAGTGAAGGGCAGTGATAAGGTAAATCTTACGATTGAGGGTGatgtttcttcatttttttaatattttgtttatagtgaaattacaatgaagaatataaaatttgtaacgtggttaaaagtattaagaataaattagtaactttggtgatagacgattttaatatattagtagtagATTATTAGGAGTAGAAGTAGATGATTATGGCAATTGTGACTCCATCTAACAAATTAAAAAAGCTGAAATTCAATACCTTCATCTCTAAACATCTTTCCCTAAACCTCCACAAATCCCTTGTCTAAACCTCCATAAATCCTTCATTGATCTCCAATCAACTTCCCAAATCCTTCAAACATAAGCCAATGATCATGATCCAATCGATTTTTTCCACGTTTTACTCGAACAAGATATGAACCGTGACACGTGGTGAGATCCTAATGACGTAGATGTTATGTATGCTATCATGTACgagattgataaaaaaaacagtTCACAGTATTTTTATGGTTGCATACGTCGACTTTCGACGTTCTGCAACGACAAAGCTGTTGAAGGAATTGCTACGACTTGATGCTGGAAGAAAATGCGATGATGACGGAGGAAAAGTGAAGGGTGGTTATAAGGTGAATCTTGCGATTGAGGGTGATGATAAGATTAATCTTGTTGTGGCTTTGCACGAAGAAATAATTATCTGATtttgtttaagttttttttttctttctattttttaaccaaaaaatgtGGTCTACAATTGCCACATAAGCATTCATTTTATAAAATGAACGGCAAAGACCAAATTCGATAActtaataaattatatttatttcaatcaattattcaatgaggAAGAGTGATAGCAACACTCTCAAATGTTCACTCTTTAATAGGGTGAAACTTGTGCCAGTCTCACATTAAGAGAGTGTTTCTACCATTTCTCTTCGATGAGTTAGGTTTTGATAAGAGtaacaaattaagaaaagaCAACATTCCAATTGGACAGCATCAGAGTTGGGATTTGTTAACCATTGTTGTAACCACTTGTAAAGGCTCAATTGATAAGGAACATCTAGAGGGGAGGCAAACCACAACATTTTTGTTGACTGACAATGCATGAAGAAATGCTCATTGCTCTCTTTCTCTAGGAAACATAAAGGGCAAAGAGGATCCAATTTCAGACCTTTCTCTCGTTGGAAGGATGTATCTTGCCATTCTCTTGTTGGGGAGCATGAATTTTCCAGATGGACTTCCAAAGACCTTCAAGATTTGTTGTAGAGTATTCCGGATTGTTTCTGTCATAATCACCTTTCAAACGGTGATAAGCTGATCGGACCGAATAATTACCATTCATTTACAAAGCTTTGGTATTGAGTTACATATTCCACAAGTCATAACTTaaatctaaattatttaattggCTTAATCTAATCTCTATCAGCTCATCATGACAAAAAATGAAAGATTGGAAGCCAACTATTGACAGAAAATGGAAGCAAACAGTTGTATGGGTTGTTAACAGTTATGAAACACTAACACATACACGACGACactaataatttgagaaaattaagTAATTGAATCTAACCACGTGAGTTGGTGTTCTGTCAGAGTCTAACACCAACATGTGTTAGATACCAGACATGTCTTTAATCATAAGTATTGATGCTTCAAAGGCAATTTATAGAAAAAGTCGCAAAACTATAAACACACAACTGACGTCTCCTAACCTTCTCAAAGAACTAGGGGCATGATGAGTGAtgacatttgattttttttcacttcATAATATATTGTTTAAGATTTAAAGTAAACATTATGAAATTCGTAAAGTTCAAAGCATACATTTCAA
This portion of the Trifolium pratense cultivar HEN17-A07 linkage group LG3, ARS_RC_1.1, whole genome shotgun sequence genome encodes:
- the LOC123915399 gene encoding F-box/kelch-repeat protein At3g23880-like is translated as MVNSDKTISIKRTTLTSLSLPTLPFDLIPEILSRLPVKSLLQFRCVCKSWKSLISDPKFANKHLTLSTTHTIHCISYRDNVHVLLKSYSLDSVLTNITETQFPSSNGKVFLVGSCNGMLFLAAKDLLVFQLWNPSIRKFKELPPPIIEPQQFPLMYGFGYDPISDNYKVMVMFCFGHLFHDGWIVEVMKLQVKVHTLGTDSWKNVLDFPFVFASAQGGQYASGSINWLLFKGTKRFIASFDLGIECYREVLLPDDSGKVDKNKLSLSVLRDCLCMISGEDVWVMKEYGNKESWTKLFTISYMLDPRASSYSYIRAECVLDEQVLLTYEEDKRRQHISYDYKNDTSKFFEFENVPKVCVESLISPCF
- the LOC123916758 gene encoding KH domain-containing protein At5g56140-like; amino-acid sequence: MMSSSGAGRYMAFPPSPSQSVAHLSGLRSPASTAIAEHDKYLSELLGERQKISPFMAVLPHCYRLLNQEILRVTTILGNASVLGQSGLEHGSPLATGGMFSKGGPDPNGWVSRFQSEMPSLIQSSPTPSWLSPQSSSSGLLVKKTIRVDIPVETFPNFNFVGRLLGPRGNSLKRVEANTDCRVLIRGRGSIKDVAREEMMRGKPGYEHLNEPLHILVEAELPAEIIDARLMQAREILEDLLRPVEESHDFYKKQQLRELAMINGTLREEGSPMSGSVSPFNNSLGMKRAKTRG